The genomic stretch TAAAACCGGCGTCCTCTACCATGGTTCTTGTCACTTCAAGAGGCACGGCTCGATCTGCGCATGACGCGCCACCCTTTCCCCCCGGACCACACAGATCCGAGAGAGCGAGAAAACCTCCGGGTTCGAGGACGCGTGAGAATTCCGCCAGTCCAGCGCATGGATCAGACAGAAGCGACAGAACACACTCGCAAAACACCGCATTAAATGAATCCCCTGTGAATGGAAGCACATCTCCCGAGGCTCGAATGAGACCTGACCGGCCAGATCGACTAATCTGAGAATGCGACGCTTCCACACCATATGCCTTTGCCCCGAACCGCGAACGCAATCGCCCCACCGTTGCCCCCAGGCCACACCCCACATCGAGCACGCGCCAGCGGGGATTCATGCCCATGACCTCGGCAGCCCGGTCGGTCAATGCAAAACCACCGGGGCGTAACGTGTCCCCAGCCGCGGCCTGCAAGGTCGGACGCTCCCACAAAGGACGGGAATCCAGCACGATTACTTATCCTCCAACAATTGCTCCACCTGCTTCATCTTGCCAATAGCCAGTTCCTCAGGGATGAACACCATGCCGCACTTTGGACAGGCAGGCAGTTCCACATTGAAAAGTGATCCGAGATATTCCAACTCCACCGGTCTTAAAACCATGGCCTCGCCGCACGGGGCGCATTGCCAACCGGCCGCGTTCGCTTCGGGCACCTTGATGACACTCACGACTGCACTCCTTTTACCTGCATGCGATGAGACCAGACATTGTGGACAAGGTAACCGCCATTCGTCGGTTCGAACTCCACCCAATAGGTCACGACGACGGGCCGGTATGACACGAGCAATCTTCCGGTTTCTTCATGCTTGAACTGTTTTCCGGTCTCCCGGGCGTTGAGCAGTACTTTCTGCACATCGCTTTTCAGAATCCGACGTTCCTCCATGAGAGCGGTGACTTCGTCGGTAAATTCCACAGATATTTCCTCGAAAGACTCGCTCTCTCCCGAGTCACCATCATTCCAAACATCGCGCAACAATCGACTTTTCAGGCGAGCCCGATTCTCGCGTCGCTCGGAATAGCCGGGTGCCGGGCGTGACGCCGGGTCATCTTCTCGCGGATATAGCAGATCATAGAGATGCAAGGCCCGCTTCCCGGTACCGGCGATGCGGTCACGACACATGACGCAATAGGTGACAAAATCCTCTTGCGCCACAGCGGCCCGCTTTTCTGTGACAGCCCTTGCAAGGTCGGGGTTGGCCTCGGAAAGCAGACCTCCGAACCCGCAGCACTGTGTCAGTTCACCGGAAAGTTCTGGCTCGACACTTTCGACACCGCACTTCTCAAGCAATGCGCGTATATCCTCACGGAGCATGGCGTTGTGCCGAGCAGAGCAAGGATCGTTGATAGCCAAACGAGTTGAGGACCCACGCGCTCCATCAGGCAGTCCCAGATTGCGCAGAAGGGACCAGTGCGAGGTGATTTCAGCGTCCGGCAGTCCGGCGCGCAGCGTCTTGAGGCAGGTGGGACATGCTACGATCATAATCGGTTTGCCCATGGTTTCCCAAGCCGACTTGAGCGCGTCCAGAGATTCCGCCGTCAAACTCTCACGCCCTGACCATTCGGCTGGAGCACCACAGCAACGCAGAAACAAACCAACGCTACCGAGTTTCGCACGCAGGTCAGCGTAAGCCGCTTCCACCGCTTCAGGGTCGGATGCAGGCAATTGGCAGCCCGGGAAAAAGAGGTAATCACTATGATCCGTTCCAGGGGCGTGCTTGACAAGAGCAGCCTTGCCTCCATCGGCAAAGGCCATGTCGCGCAGGGCAAATTCATGGGCCGAAGGCGGCATCTTGTTCCGTCTGACCATGCTGCGACGTGCCTCAAGACAGAGGTCGGCCATGGAAAAATCTTCTGGGCACACGGTCTCACACAGCCCGCACAACATGCACGAATTGATCATGGTATTGGCTTGTCGGGTACCCATGACGATCGATTCATTATTATAAATCCGGCGGGCATAGACCTTGGGGTAATGCTGGTAGTGACGCATGTATTCACAGACTTTGACACATTCCATACACTCGCATTGCAGGCATCGTTTGGCCTCGTCCCGGGCCTCGACTTCGGAGTAGCTATCTCCTGCTGAAATAACAGGAGCTACGGACTCCACTCCCTTGAGGCTTGTGTAAAGACGGGTTTCATAGGCTCCTTCACGATCTCGATTGGAGACCATCGAGACCCCCTGGGTATACCGTTCTATTGAATTTGCCGCCCTTCTACCCGCTGCTGCCTGAAGAACCGGGGACACTTCGCCGGGGATACTGGCAAACAGTCCAGCGCGCTCAGTACCAAGGGTCAGTCGATCCGACGACCCGTATCCGAAATCCTGAACCGGCAGGACACCCGAATCAACAAAGGCAGCGTCAACTGTTTCAAGCTGCGATTCGATATTTTCCCTAGAGACAGAAAGACCTGATTCGACACGAACGCCCAAACGCTCCAGGCTGGAAAGTTCCCGTTCCAGAACATCGTCCGGCAATTCCGGGAGAGACTCACCAAGAACCGAACAAATCAATGTCACATCGTAGCCGCGACGGGCCAATTCCCAGGCCGCACTGAGGCCGGTCAACCCACCGCCGAAGACAGCCACTTTCTTATGCTTGGACGGCAGAGGTTTGGGCGGAGACACCGGAGCCCCCAACTCGGCACAGGCCCGCTCAAGGGACTCCACCTGAATGGCTCCCCCCACTTCGGTGCGTACACATGCCTCTTTGCAAGGGCCGTCGCAGATACGGGCCAGCACTCCGGGTAACGGCAGGGTTTTAGCCAGAATCTGCCACGCCTTGTCAAAGCGACGTT from Pseudodesulfovibrio profundus encodes the following:
- the trsM gene encoding DVU_1556 family methyltransferase; its protein translation is MLDSRPLWERPTLQAAAGDTLRPGGFALTDRAAEVMGMNPRWRVLDVGCGLGATVGRLRSRFGAKAYGVEASHSQISRSGRSGLIRASGDVLPFTGDSFNAVFCECVLSLLSDPCAGLAEFSRVLEPGGFLALSDLCGPGGKGGASCADRAVPLEVTRTMVEDAGFSVVVLEDHSSLLKDLTARLMFAGENGLACGCGQSQLGYFLMIAEKKGSRHV
- a CDS encoding pyridine nucleotide-disulfide oxidoreductase/dicluster-binding protein, whose translation is MDQAELREWERKCIQEEVPRCTAACPLHVDVKQFCALMAQRRFDKAWQILAKTLPLPGVLARICDGPCKEACVRTEVGGAIQVESLERACAELGAPVSPPKPLPSKHKKVAVFGGGLTGLSAAWELARRGYDVTLICSVLGESLPELPDDVLERELSSLERLGVRVESGLSVSRENIESQLETVDAAFVDSGVLPVQDFGYGSSDRLTLGTERAGLFASIPGEVSPVLQAAAGRRAANSIERYTQGVSMVSNRDREGAYETRLYTSLKGVESVAPVISAGDSYSEVEARDEAKRCLQCECMECVKVCEYMRHYQHYPKVYARRIYNNESIVMGTRQANTMINSCMLCGLCETVCPEDFSMADLCLEARRSMVRRNKMPPSAHEFALRDMAFADGGKAALVKHAPGTDHSDYLFFPGCQLPASDPEAVEAAYADLRAKLGSVGLFLRCCGAPAEWSGRESLTAESLDALKSAWETMGKPIMIVACPTCLKTLRAGLPDAEITSHWSLLRNLGLPDGARGSSTRLAINDPCSARHNAMLREDIRALLEKCGVESVEPELSGELTQCCGFGGLLSEANPDLARAVTEKRAAVAQEDFVTYCVMCRDRIAGTGKRALHLYDLLYPREDDPASRPAPGYSERRENRARLKSRLLRDVWNDGDSGESESFEEISVEFTDEVTALMEERRILKSDVQKVLLNARETGKQFKHEETGRLLVSYRPVVVTYWVEFEPTNGGYLVHNVWSHRMQVKGVQS
- a CDS encoding DVU_1557 family redox protein, translating into MSVIKVPEANAAGWQCAPCGEAMVLRPVELEYLGSLFNVELPACPKCGMVFIPEELAIGKMKQVEQLLEDK